The nucleotide sequence GGTTGCCAGAAATGTCAGCGTTTTCCTTGGATTTTAACGATCGCGGGGATTTAATCGATTCTCCGCCCGCCTGCCGTCTCTACGGACGGTGGACAGCAAATGCACCTGCAACATAACACGGTGAAGgctttattctatttttatttatcggGGGATGCGCCGCGACGGCGTCGTCCCGTTCAATATTCCTTATCAGTTGACGCACGGAGGCGCAACTGCCGTTGGCGTACAAGCGATGGCCAACGCTACATTACagtcatgaagaaaaaaacaaaaaaagaaaaaaaagagagaaatagtTGAACAACAACTATGACTTATTTAGATCGTCTGCTGACGTGTTACTCCACGTTTTGCTAACGGTGCTAGTCCCTCAGTGGCGGATTCCATGATGTGTCGGCTCGCTGGGGCAATCCtaaaacaaattcaaacatGCAGACACAAATGAGAACTAGTGTGCTACTCCACGCTTTGCAAcaagagtttttatttgccatgtCTGAGGCTGCCAAAGAAAGAATTCgactttggtaaatcacagcctctgttcaacatttgggtgactaacaacaacactcatgacatgtgaaaaatggcaaatattctcaaacatcccctgatcttgaaCTCCCAAGAggacaaggaaaaactcaaaactccagctaggggaaatgagaaacattAAGAGACCacggatgggagggtccctcttctaggatgaccaggctgcaatggatgcagtatAACTAAGACGAATAACACATCCGTTCTGGACTGGAATGTTCTTTTGATGCACTTGCGTTGCGTTGCCTtgcgttgccttgccttgcgcttgccttgcgcttgccttgcgcttgctttgcgcttgccttgcgcttgccttgcgcttgctttgcgcttgccttgcgcttgccttgcgcttgccttgcgcttgccttgcgcttgccttgccttgtccttgccttgtccttgccttgtccttgccttgtccttgaacttgccttgaacttgccttgagcttgccttgtgcttgccttgcgcttgccttgcgcttgccttgcgcttgccttgcgcttgctttgcgcttgccttgcgcttgccttgcgcttgccttgcgcttgctttgcgcttgccttgcgcttgccttgcgcttgccttgcgcttgccttgcgcttgccttgcgcttgccttgccttgtccttgccttgtccttgccttgtccttgaacttgccttgagcttgccttgtgcttgccttgcgcttgccttgcgcttgccttgcgcttgccttgccttgtccttgccttgtccttgccttgtccttgccttgtccttgccttgtccttgaacttgccttgaacttgccttgagcttgccttgtgcttgccttgcgcttgccttgccttgcgcttgccttgcgcttgccttgcgcttgccttgccttgtccttgccttgtccttgccttgtccttgccttgtccttgaacttgccttgaacttgccttgagcttgccttgtgcttgccttgcgcttgccttgcgcttgccttgcgcttgccttgcgcttgctttgcgcttgccttgcgcttgccttgcgcttgccttgcgcttgctttgcgcttgccttgcgcttgccttgcgcttgccttgcgcttgccttgcgcttgccttgcgcttgccttgccttgtccttgccttgtccttgccttgtccttgaacttgccttgagcttgccttgtgcttgccttgcgcttgccttgcgcttgccttgcgcttgccttgcgcttgccttgccttgtccttgccttgtccttgccttgtccttgccttgtccttgccttgtccttgaacttgccttgaacttgccttgagcttgccttgtgcttgccttgcgcttgccttgccttgcgcttgccttgcgcttgccttgcgcttgccttgccttgtccttgccttgtccttgccttgtccttgccttgtccttgaacttgccttgaacttgccttgagcttgccttgtgcttgccttgcgcttgccttgcgcttgccttgcgcttgccttgcgcttgctttgcgcttgccttgcgcttgccttgcgcttgccttgcgcttgctttgcgcttgccttgcgcttgccttgcgcttgccttgcgcttgccttgcgcttgccttgcgcttgccttgccttgtccttgccttgtccttgccttgtccttgaacttgccttgagcttgccttgtgcttgccttgcgcttgccttgcgcttgccttgcgcttgccttgcgcttgccttgccttgtccttgccttgtccttgccttgtccttgccttgtccttgccttgtccttgaacttgccttgaacttgccttgagcttgccttgtgcttgccttgcgcttgccttgccttgcgcttgccttgcgcttgccttgcgcttgccttgccttgtccttgccttgtccttgccttgtccttgccttgtccttgaacttgccttgaacttgccttgagcttgccttgtgcttgccttgcgcttgccttgcgcttgccttgcgcttgccttgcgcttgctttgcgcttgccttgcgcttgccttgcgcttgccttgcgcttgctttgcgcttgccttgcgcttgccttgcgcttgccttgcgcttgccttgcgcttgccttgcgcttgccttgccttgtccttgccttgtccttgccttgtccttgaacttgccttgagcttgccttgtgcttgccttgcgcttgccttgcgcttgccttgcgcttgccttgcgcttgccttgccttgtccttgccttgtccttgccttgtccttgccttgtccttgaacttgccttgaacttgccttgagcttgccttgtgcttgccttgcgcttgccttgccttgcgcttgccttgcgcttgccttgcgcttgccttgccttgtccttgccttgtccttgccttgtccttgccttgtccttgaacttgccttgaacttgccttgagcttgccttgtgcttgccttgtgcttgccttgcgcttgccttgcgcttgccttgccttgtccttgccttgtccttgccttgtccttgccttgtccttgccttgtccttgaacttgccttgaacttgccttgagcttgccttgtgcttgccttgcgcttgccttgcgcttgccttgcgcttgccttgcgcttgccttgccttgtccttgccttgtccttgccttgtccttgccttgtccttgaacttgccttgagcTTGCCTTGAGCTTGCCTtgtgcttgccttgcgcttgccttgcgcttgccttgcgcttgccttgccttgtccttgccttgtccttgccttgtccttgccttgccttgaacttgccttgaacttgccttgaacttgccttgaacttgccttgtacttgccttgccttgcgctgccttgcgtgcgctgccttgcgtgcgctgccttgcgtgcgctgccttgcgtgcgctgccttgcgtgcgctgccttgcgtgcgctgccttgcgtgcgctgccttgcgctgccttgccttgaacttgccttgaacctgccttgtacttgccttgtactcgcctcgcctcgcctcgcctcgcctcgccttgccttgtacttgcctcgacttgacttgtacttgtacttcttgtacttgtacttcttgtacttgccttgccttgccttgccttgccttgccttgccttgccttgccttgccttgccttgccttgccttgccttgcgctgccttgcgctgccttgccttgccttgccttgccttgccttaacttgccttgccttgccttgccttgccttgaatttgccttgaatttgccttgccttgccttgccttgccttgcgctgccttgcgctgccttgcgctgccttgccttgccttgccttgccttgccttgccttgccttgccttaacttgccttgccttgccttgccttgaatttgccttgaatttgccctgaacttgccttgtacttgccttgccttgccttgccttgccttgccttgccttgccttgccttgccttgccttgccttgccttgaatttgccttgaatttgccttgaatttgccctgaacttgccttgccttgccttgccttgccttgccttgccttgccttgccttgccttgccttgccttgccttgtacttgccttgtacttgccttgccttgtacttgccttgccttgtacttgtctTGTACTcacctcgccttgtacttgcctcgacttgacttgtacttgtacttgccttgtacttgccttgtacttgtacttgccttgccttgtacttgccttgtacttgccttgccttgccttgtacttgccttgccttgtacttgccttgtacttgccttgtacttgccttgtacttgccttgtacttgccttgtacttgccttgccttgtacttgccttgcccagccttgccttgccttgcctagccCTGAGTAACCTTGCCCTAGCCTTGCTCTGTCGTCTCGCCATGCTTTCCGCCTCGTACTTGCCTCGCCGTCCTTGCGGTGCCATGCCTGgcttttgccttgccttgccttgccttgctgcgCCATGCCTTGCTGTGTCATGCCGTGCCGTACCGTGCCGTGTCGTGCCAGCTTGTGCTTGTGGCTGCCCGCGCCTGTGCCGTGCCGAGCCTtgacgtgccgtgccgtgcccgtgcctgtgcttccgcccgtgccagtgccgtgctctcccgggccgtgcctgtgcctgtgctccagcttgtgcttggcttgtgcttgtgcccgtgcctgcgtcgagccgtacaatactgtgccgaacctgggcctgtgcctgtgcttgtgcctgcttgtgttccgccacgcctgtacttgtgccattgcttgagcctgcgcatgcttgtgcttgtgctggtgccagcgctttgcccgtgctcgatcctgtctgtgcctgtgcttgtacctgtgcctgtgcttgtgcctgtgcctgtgcctgtgcctgtgcctgtgcttgtgcttgtgcttgtgcttgtgcctgtgcctgtgcctgtgcttgtgcctgtgcctgtgcctgtgcctgtgcctgtgcctgtgcttgtgcttgtgcctgtgcctgtgcttgtgcctgtgcctgtgcttgtgcctgtgcttgtgcgtgtgcctgtgcttgtgcctgtgcctgtgcctgtgcctgtgcctgtgcttgtgcctgtgcctgtgcctgtgcctgtgcctgtgcttgtgcttgtgcttgtggtttcgcttgtggttgtgcttgtgcttgtgcttgtgcttgtgcttgtgcttgtgtctggcttgtggttgtgcttgtggttgcgcttgtgcttggacttggatttggacttgtgcttggacttggatttggacttgtgcttggacttgacttgacttgaattgacttgtacttgccttgtacttaccttgtacttgccttgccttgtacttgccttgccttgtacttgcctcgtctcgccatgtacttgccttgccttgtacttgccttgtacttgccttgtacttgccttgccttgccttgccttgccttgccttgccttgccttgccttgccttgccttgccttgccttgccttgccttgccttgaacatgtcttgccttgccttgccttgccttgccttgccttgccttgccttgccttgccttgccttgccttgccttgccttgccttgccttgccttgccttgccttgccttgccttgccttgtacttgccttgtacttgccttgtacttgcctctcctcgcctcgcctcgcctcgcctcgtacTTGtcctgcctcgcctcgcctcgcatcgaacttgtacttgtacttgtgctTGCCGTGCCTTGCccttgccgtgccgtgccgtgccttgccttgccttgccttgccttgccttgccttgccttgccttgccttgccttgccttgccttgccttgccttgccttgccttgccttgccttgccttgccttgccttgccttgccttgccttgccttgccttgccttgccttgccttgccttgccttgccttgccttgccttgcccttgccttgcccttgcccttgcccttgcccttgcccttgcccttgcccttgcccttgcccttggccttggccttggccttggccttggccttggccttgtacttgccttgccttgtacttgccttgccttgtacttgccttgccttgtacttgccttgccttgtacttgccttgccttgtacttgccttgccttgtacttgccttgccatgccttgctttgccttgctttgccttgcccctgccttgccttgcccctgCCTTGCCCCtgccttgacttgacttgacttgacttgacttgacttgacttgacttgacttgacttgacttgactgggACTGGGACTGTACTTGCCCTTGCCCTTGCCCTTGCCCTTGCCCTTGCGCTTGCGCCTGCGCTTGCTCCTGCGCTTGctcctgtgcttgtgcttgtgcttgtgcttgtgcttgtgcttgtgcttgtgcttgtgcttgtgcttgtgcctggcttgtgcttgtgcttgtactTGTGCCTGGCTTTGTCATGgatggaatggagcagggcgaccaaatgcagcttggaccagggtttattgagcgaACTATAGATACTCGATTATGGACATGAATATCGGaacagacaggtaacgagaggcaggtgactgtgattaataCATAGATTGagagacacaggaagggaggggtgagcacacagacactgacagtacccccccacccccacaagggacggctcccgacgtcccaaaaaccgAAAGCCCCACGTGGCGGACTGGGGGGTAAGCGCACCAGTCCAAACAACCTCACTGGCCTATGGCAAAGTCCAAACCGCGCTCGGCGGCAACACTGGAGACATCAACCGCAATCAGCAGCTACTCGggggacacgaaccgcaatcggcgcctACTCGGGGGACACGAAGCGCAATCGgtggcaactctggaacacgaaccgcaatcgccgGCAACTCTGGAATACGAAccgcaactctggaacacgaaccgcaatcggtggtaactctggaacacgaaccgcaatcggcagtaactctggaacacgaaccgcaatcggggcCAACTCTGGAACACAAACCGCAATCGGTGTGTGTTCAAAGATTTTACCACTAGCATTGACTGAAACAACACTAGACAGCAGTTTGTTACCTTTGAATGGATGCTACCTCATGTGAACATAGCCGATACCCAATCCCAGGCGgtgacatcaacaaacaatggagATTACAGCGGTGTTAGTATTTTATAATGATGAACTACAAAAAGAGATTCAATTGGTTTCAACAGAGCCCTCGGTCATAAAATTGGCATTTTCATGAGGCCGTACGCGAGACAACACCATCGGCCATGAACAGAAGCTGCTGGCCGCCctcccctcgctcgctcgccaggGTGGAGACAGCTACCATTCCACAAGTCCATTAAAcgcttgaataaataaaataaataagaaataagATAAATCAGCCATTTTCCTGGCGGCCCAAACACCACGTACACCCCTTGTCCCCAAGAAAGGAGTCATTCAATGGCCGCAttagaagagggggggggggtgttcccACATCCCGTCCACACATCCTTTTCCTAGGGCCGGAGGATTTACGGATGCTCCTTTAGAAATTAGAATAGAGTTTGAGGAAATGCGGCAGACTGGTGCTGGTCTTTCCACTGTCAACGGCGTGCGGCTCATGGATGAATTAAACAACGGTCTTACCCATCAAGGGCGTTCCCGAACACCACAGGGAAAGTTAAAAGGGAGAATAGAACGCATACACGACCAGGCAGGTCATAAAAAGAACCAAAAATAAGGCTTACAGTGAAATGGAACTCACAAAGAGGGTCCTGTCCTTTCCCGCGGGGGAATATAACAGTCGTGTGGGAACGATGCGTCACGCTTCTTGGGTCTCGGGCGGTGAGCCGTTTTGGAAAATAGATAAAAACTACTTTAAAGTATCCGTCATCGTCATGTTTTCACGCaatcaattaaaataaaacatttttttataaaacGTCATTATtggctgttttatttttgcatgctcAAACTGTTGCTAGGCAGATCATCAAATGTTATTCACACAAACTCAAAATGCTTCACTATTTTGTGTCCAGTAATGTgttgttttgagtttttttggACCCCCCCCTGACCCCCCCAATACAAACACATGATGCTAAGCAGATGTTGCAAACAGGTTGAAGTCCACCAACAGCATTTGAGTTGACTTTGCATTCCCAAACTGGGCCCTCAGAGACCACGGACCATGTTGCGTTTGTTCCTAGCGACGTTGGTTCTTCTGCCGACCCTTCACCGGACGTTGGGCGCCAGGGACGAACGCCCCAGCTGCCGACCCCTGACCGCCTCCTTCTGCCGGAACGTGGGTTACGCAACCAGCCGCTACCCAGCCGGAGTTCAGGGCTTCAACGTGCATCAGCTTGGTCAAATGGTGGAGACGTCCTGCTCGCCCGACATAGCCACGCTCTTGTGCCGCGTGGCCTTCCCGGAATGCTCGGAAGACGACGCCCGGGTGAAACCGTGTAAGGCCGTGTGTCAGAAGGTGAAGCGAGATTGTGAGGCCACCCTCAGAGCCAAACGCCTGACCTGGCCCAGCAGGCTTCAGTGCGACGCTTTGCCCGAATACAACTGTGTGCAGGTCAGTGGTCAAttatcaaaatggccgacttcctgttcaGTTTAGGGCATGACGtatttccaccaaatgtttgcgTGCTTTCAGGCTCAACAACAACCACAGTTGTCAACCTCTCTCTCCACTGATTCGGCGACAGCATGTCAGACCATCACCATTCCTCTATGCAAAGACCTCAAGTACAGCCAGACCATCATGCCAAATCTTTTAGGCCATGCCACCCAGGATGAAGCGGGCCTGGAGATGTACCAGTTCGCCCCACTGGTAAGGATCCAGTGCTCGCCACAGCTCAAGCCCTTCCTGTGCTCCGTCTACTTTCCAGAGTGCAAAGCGGGAACTCGTCTAGCTCCGTGTAAAACTGAGTGCGAGCAGGCTCGCGCCGGATGTGAGCCTCTGATGAACACGTTTGGCTTCCAATGGCCGCCAAGGCTGAATTGTGAGAATTTTTCCACGTATTCCTGTGATCAGGTAAGGAGAAGCATCTCTGAGAGAATTTTTAGAATTGTTTGTAAATATTGTTATGTTTTGAAGTAGCTAATTTCCATTAGCTCGTCCATGGTGTTTCACATTTatgctagcattaagctagttatAGTTTCAAACAATCCTGCTAGCTTAACGCAACACGCCGCAAACAGAGCATGCAACAATACTCGCAAACAGGTTCCTAATAAACCGATTGTCTCCACCCAGGCTCCTGAATCTGAGACGACGACATTAGGAACTTGCGAGAGCATCACGCAACCCCTTTGCAAAGATCTCCCGTACACACAAACGGTCATGCCCAACATCCTCGGCCACAAGACGCAAAAAGACGTCGCCGTACAGCTCAACGCTTACTCCAACCTGGTCAGCCTGGCCTGCTCGCCACACCTCAAGACCTTCCTGTGTTCCGTCCTGACCCCCGAGTGCTTGGCGGGAAAAGCCCGCTTGCCCTGCAAGACCATGTGCGAACTGGTCCGCTCCAGTTGCGAGCCGCTGCTCAAGGAGTTTGGCTTCTTCTGGCCTGAGTCCCTCAAGTGCGACGATTTCACCACGGCGTCATGCCAGCATGTACGTAATCGAAGTTACAGAAGAAGTAGCTATCTTCTCAATGATGTATTTTGGATGTACTTTTCAGTTCGGCGTGGGCGAGGGCGGCGGTCTCTGCGAGCCCCTCACCATCCCCATGTGCCAAGGCCTGTCCTACAACCAGACCATGATGCCTAACCAGCTGGGTCACACCACCCAGCGCGACGCCGCGTCCAAGATGTCCTTCTTCCACTCCATCGCGCAAACCACCTGCTCGGCCGACATCCGCCCCTTCCTGTGCGCCGCCTACGCTCCGCGGTGTTCCTTCGGTCAGATCTACCGCCCGTGCCGGAGCTTCTGCCAGAAGACCCGTGACAGCTGCGAAGCACGCTTGGTCCGCTACGGCGTCTCCTGGCCTCAGGAGTTGCGTTGTGAAGTCTTCCCACAGAATGCCTGCGTCACCGTATGTATATGTTGTAGTGTCAAAacgctaatgctaacacatagcAGGAAACGCCGTAGCTAGGCTAACGAAATAATAATATTGATCATCCAAAGTTGAATTTGATATCCATAATATTGATGATATGATTCATAATTGTCTTCTGTCTTTTGCAGGATGACGAGAAGTCAGAGGTAAACACGTCACTCACAGGATAAACGTAAAAATGATTAAGACACTGGTTTTGAATTTCTTGGGATCACAGACGatgttgaatgcagaggacgTGGCGGCCAGGCTGCAGGTTGCAGGCCATTCCATCGGCGGAAAATGTCAGTTCACATTTTGTACTTGAAGGTTGTCTAACACTCATGATGGGATTTATTTTTCCCCAAATAGCGCTGAGCATCAGGACTGCACGCTTGCTGCTGACACTCGCAGACGTATCCTTCaccggtgtgtgtgtttgtgttgataTGGTTGACTTTCCTGAGCTGAGATTCTCAGGCAGACAAATCTGGGTACCTGGACGTGGTGGAGTTCTTCAAACTAGACCACTACGTGGCGGCCGCCAGACGAGAGTACTTGGACCACTACGAAAGAAGGCAGCCGCCAGCTTTTACTCAAGCCAACATGAACGATGCCCTAAATGCACGGGGTAATGATTTTTCGACAGTATGATTAtcatgttgcaaaaaaaaaaaagtatatttaaaaatacatgcaTCTTAATTGTAAATATTTATGAGCAAATTGCAAGGGGTGCAGGATTGACCCCTGAGGGACGCCACTTTTCTTCGCAGATTTCGGGTTGGACAGGGACAGCTTAAAGACGCTGTGGTTGGAGTACAGCAGCCAAGGGAAGTTAGATTATGACGACTTCATCGCTTTGCTCACACGGATGCAAATCCTTAAAGGTAACAAAttcatacaattaaaaaaaaaaaatcatgcaattCAACTCAAACTGACAccatttgattttatttgtcttttaatgctcaAGTGCAGAAACATAAGAACTGGCTAGCCATGAATAACATTTAAATGCTGTTTGATTAGCTTCACTACTATTTATTTTCCGTTATTAATATTCCAACAGATCGTTTCCAAAGTCACATTCTCAATTTGCCG is from Syngnathus scovelli strain Florida chromosome 9, RoL_Ssco_1.2, whole genome shotgun sequence and encodes:
- the LOC125975211 gene encoding uncharacterized protein, yielding MLRLFLATLVLLPTLHRTLGARDERPSCRPLTASFCRNVGYATSRYPAGVQGFNVHQLGQMVETSCSPDIATLLCRVAFPECSEDDARVKPCKAVCQKVKRDCEATLRAKRLTWPSRLQCDALPEYNCVQAQQQPQLSTSLSTDSATACQTITIPLCKDLKYSQTIMPNLLGHATQDEAGLEMYQFAPLVRIQCSPQLKPFLCSVYFPECKAGTRLAPCKTECEQARAGCEPLMNTFGFQWPPRLNCENFSTYSCDQAPESETTTLGTCESITQPLCKDLPYTQTVMPNILGHKTQKDVAVQLNAYSNLVSLACSPHLKTFLCSVLTPECLAGKARLPCKTMCELVRSSCEPLLKEFGFFWPESLKCDDFTTASCQHFGVGEGGGLCEPLTIPMCQGLSYNQTMMPNQLGHTTQRDAASKMSFFHSIAQTTCSADIRPFLCAAYAPRCSFGQIYRPCRSFCQKTRDSCEARLVRYGVSWPQELRCEVFPQNACVTDDEKSETMLNAEDVAARLQVAGHSIGGKSLSIRTARLLLTLADADKSGYLDVVEFFKLDHYVAAARREYLDHYERRQPPAFTQANMNDALNARDFGLDRDSLKTLWLEYSSQGKLDYDDFIALLTRMQILKGVEMPFDATRGRDSTPK